From the Mammaliicoccus sciuri genome, the window CGTCGCGTTTCTTTTCTGCTGCTGCGATATAAATATTTAATGCATCAAAGTAAGCTTTATTTTCTTCATATAATTGATCTAATAAGCCAACATCTTTCATCAGCATATTTTGTGATTTCTGCAATTCTACAGATATACGGTCGACTTGTGCACCAACAGATTGATATTTACTAAACATTTCATTTACAGAACGTTCAGCTCTTCTAAAAATACGTTTCAATCTAGATTGATTTTGTTTTTGTAATTCATCTGGATTTATTTCTTTTAATTTATTCATTAAGTTTCTTAATGAATTACCAATAGGGCCCACATCTTTAGATTGTACTTGAGTAAGCATTTGATGTGAAAACTGGGATAATTTATTTTGAGCTTGTTGACCATAGAGTAGAAGACCATCATTATCTAATGGCTTTATCTGCTTAGCAATTTCATCAATTTTACGTTGATCTTCATCTGAGAATGTCTTTTCATAAGTTGACGTGACATCAGAAGGGGTTTGCTGTTCTGTAATTTCTGAAGTTTGTGGTGTTAACGCTTCTGATGAATCTTTAAATGGGTCATCAATAAGGTCGTCAAATAAGTTCTTATTCGTTTCAGTCATTGTTACGCTCCATTTCATATTCATATTTTTTATGAGTTTTTGTTAAATTTACTTTTTCTTTCGTTGATTCTGGAATGCCTTTTCTATAGCTATTTCTTTGTTTAGCAATATCAGCAAGTTCCATTTCAATATCTAATTGATGATAACTCGATTCATTTAATTCTTTTAAATCGGCAACGAGTGTTCGTTTGTTTTCATCAATCGTGAGCTTTGTTTGTTTCAGTTTAGCTTTTTCTTCTTTAGATTTATTTGGCATACGTTGTAATATTGTGTAATTATCAATTAAATTCACGGTATTGTCTAAGTGAGAGTAGAAGAAACTTTCTACTTTATAAAATTTCTCAGGTGACTGTTTAACCGTGTTATAAATTGTACGTGCCAATTTAGCGACTTCGTTTAAATTCTTGAATTCTTTATACGATCTAATACGCATATAATTTTTATAAAGTCTTTTCAATTTGGGCTGCGCTTCGTTTAATTGTTTTCTAATAAAATGGAATTCTCGACGCGTTAAACCCATTTCTTTTAAATAACGTCTTGAACTATACCATTGTATAGGTAAAAAGCTAATAACGTAAGTGCCAGCAAATACAGCCATATCTATAAGAAAATTTAAATCTAATTGAAAAACACTAAATAAAAAAGCAATAAATGATATAGGCACTGCTAATAAAGCACCTAATACATATGATAAATTATATTTCATTGTCATCTTCCTAATTTATAACGTTTTGAAATGCTTTGTTTTTTCGTCTAAAGTGGTATCTTCGATTGTATAATTTTCTACAACTGAAGCTGGCGCTACTCCCTGGATAACACCATTAACAAATTGTTCTAATTG encodes:
- a CDS encoding 5-bromo-4-chloroindolyl phosphate hydrolysis family protein, whose product is MKYNLSYVLGALLAVPISFIAFLFSVFQLDLNFLIDMAVFAGTYVISFLPIQWYSSRRYLKEMGLTRREFHFIRKQLNEAQPKLKRLYKNYMRIRSYKEFKNLNEVAKLARTIYNTVKQSPEKFYKVESFFYSHLDNTVNLIDNYTILQRMPNKSKEEKAKLKQTKLTIDENKRTLVADLKELNESSYHQLDIEMELADIAKQRNSYRKGIPESTKEKVNLTKTHKKYEYEMERNND
- a CDS encoding toxic anion resistance protein, whose translation is MTETNKNLFDDLIDDPFKDSSEALTPQTSEITEQQTPSDVTSTYEKTFSDEDQRKIDEIAKQIKPLDNDGLLLYGQQAQNKLSQFSHQMLTQVQSKDVGPIGNSLRNLMNKLKEINPDELQKQNQSRLKRIFRRAERSVNEMFSKYQSVGAQVDRISVELQKSQNMLMKDVGLLDQLYEENKAYFDALNIYIAAAEKKRDELKQHNLVELEQKVKASNNQMDVQELADLQQYINRLEKRIYDLQLSRQITLQSAPQIRMIQNINQTLAEKIQSSILTSIPLWKNQMAIALTLLRQQGASEAQKKVTDTTNELLLKNSEMLKQNAIRTAEENERGIVDIETLKTTQTNIVDTIQETLRIQEDGTRKRQQAEQELQSLEQDLKIKLLQLKDEQQQLRNTFKS